From one Mycobacterium colombiense CECT 3035 genomic stretch:
- a CDS encoding FAD-dependent oxidoreductase — translation MIPSYLTGRPSAEISPQQLTAVFDLFKAAARRAVEAGYDGIELHAAHGYMLLGSFLAPQRNRRTDDYRGDSARGRVRVVLEALAAIRSEIGDALPITLRISGYERVAGGRAIYETARLAPELVAAGVDAFHVSGGVIDRLVTGMVNGADDGDELNVGAAAAVKQAVDVPVIAVGRIHDPARAERILADGRADFIAMGRPLLADPDLPRKIASGEAHRIRKCISCENCIDAMEQRFSVDCAVNPRTGKERQLSAVRADRAKRVVVIGGGPAGLEAARVAAERGHHVTLFERGAQLGGALRWASVLHPENQPFLRYLCDEVRASSTEVRLGHPASVHDVVATAPDAVVVATGGRVVVPPIPGADRAHVHTGPGLRELLGGRAPSGAPAWQRIGASALSGWPQRLVRPAAIRFASRAWMPIGRRVVIVGGDLVALELAEFLAGRGRLVAVLEAGKDIAPEVGNKRKTEHMDRLDRLGVTVHVRAATERITADAVEFTPAGGTTRRLAADSVVLAGTVEPDTALFDAIVEALPGAEVHAAGDCTGLGLIRKATEDGARAACAI, via the coding sequence GTGATTCCCTCCTACCTCACCGGGCGCCCGTCGGCCGAGATCAGCCCGCAGCAGCTGACCGCGGTGTTCGATCTGTTCAAGGCCGCGGCCCGGCGCGCCGTCGAGGCCGGCTACGACGGCATCGAGCTGCACGCCGCGCATGGTTACATGCTGTTGGGCTCGTTCCTTGCCCCGCAACGCAATCGGCGCACCGACGACTATCGGGGTGACTCCGCCCGCGGCCGGGTGCGGGTGGTGCTCGAGGCGCTGGCCGCGATCCGGTCCGAGATCGGCGATGCCCTGCCGATCACACTGCGCATCTCCGGCTACGAACGCGTCGCCGGCGGCCGGGCCATCTACGAAACCGCCCGGCTGGCACCCGAACTCGTCGCCGCCGGCGTCGACGCCTTCCACGTCAGCGGCGGGGTGATCGATCGGCTGGTCACCGGCATGGTCAACGGCGCCGACGATGGCGACGAGCTCAACGTCGGCGCCGCGGCCGCCGTCAAGCAGGCGGTCGACGTGCCGGTGATCGCCGTCGGCCGCATCCACGACCCGGCCCGCGCCGAACGGATCCTGGCCGACGGCCGGGCGGACTTCATCGCGATGGGCCGCCCGCTGCTGGCCGACCCCGACCTGCCGCGCAAGATCGCATCCGGCGAGGCGCACCGGATCCGCAAGTGCATCTCGTGCGAAAACTGCATCGACGCAATGGAACAGCGCTTCTCCGTCGACTGTGCGGTCAACCCGCGGACCGGCAAGGAGCGTCAGCTGTCCGCGGTCCGCGCCGACCGCGCCAAACGAGTGGTGGTGATCGGCGGCGGGCCGGCCGGGCTGGAGGCCGCGCGGGTCGCGGCCGAGCGCGGCCACCACGTCACGCTGTTCGAGCGCGGCGCGCAGCTGGGCGGGGCGTTGCGCTGGGCCTCGGTGCTGCACCCGGAGAACCAGCCGTTCCTGCGCTACCTGTGCGACGAGGTCAGGGCGAGCAGCACCGAGGTGCGGCTGGGCCACCCGGCGTCGGTGCACGACGTCGTCGCGACCGCCCCGGACGCGGTAGTGGTGGCCACCGGCGGCCGTGTCGTCGTGCCCCCGATTCCCGGCGCCGACCGCGCGCACGTGCACACCGGGCCCGGCCTACGCGAATTACTCGGTGGCCGTGCGCCTTCCGGTGCCCCGGCCTGGCAGCGCATCGGCGCCTCGGCGTTGTCCGGGTGGCCGCAGCGGCTGGTGCGGCCCGCCGCGATCCGGTTCGCCAGCCGGGCCTGGATGCCGATAGGACGTCGCGTCGTCATCGTCGGCGGCGACCTGGTCGCCCTCGAATTGGCCGAATTCCTTGCCGGCCGGGGCCGATTGGTGGCCGTACTCGAAGCCGGCAAGGACATCGCTCCCGAAGTGGGCAACAAGCGCAAGACCGAACACATGGACCGTCTCGACCGACTGGGCGTCACCGTGCACGTCCGCGCGGCCACCGAACGCATCACCGCCGATGCGGTGGAATTCACCCCCGCGGGCGGAACCACCCGGCGGCTGGCCGCCGACAGCGTCGTGCTGGCCGGCACGGTCGAGCCCGACACCGCCCTGTTCGACGCGATCGTCGAGGCCCTGCCGGGCGCCGAGGTGCACGCCGCGGGCGACTGCACCGGACTCGGCCTGATCCGCAAAGCCACCGAGGACGGCGCGCGCGCCGCGTGCGCCATATGA
- a CDS encoding ketosteroid isomerase family protein, which yields MTQTAQSPALTASQSSWRCAQAKDREGWLALMTDDVVIEDPIGKSVTNPDGTGVRGKAAVGEFFDNNIAQNQLTITCEETFPSSSPDEIAHILVLQSRFEGGVTSKVRGVFTYKVNEAGLITNMRGYWNLDVMEFGKED from the coding sequence ATGACCCAAACCGCCCAATCCCCCGCACTGACGGCGTCGCAATCGTCCTGGCGTTGCGCACAGGCCAAGGACCGCGAGGGCTGGCTCGCGCTGATGACCGACGACGTCGTCATCGAGGATCCGATCGGCAAGTCCGTCACCAACCCCGACGGCACCGGGGTGCGCGGCAAGGCGGCCGTCGGGGAGTTCTTCGACAACAACATCGCGCAGAACCAGCTAACCATCACGTGCGAGGAGACCTTTCCGTCGAGTTCGCCCGACGAGATCGCTCATATTCTGGTGCTGCAGAGCAGGTTTGAAGGCGGAGTCACCAGCAAGGTGCGCGGCGTGTTCACCTACAAGGTCAACGAGGCCGGACTGATCACCAACATGCGCGGGTACTGGAACCTCGACGTGATGGAGTTCGGCAAGGAGGACTGA
- a CDS encoding dihydrofolate reductase family protein → MSRVRVHNFSISLDGFGTGIGQSMDAPFGHAAGRLHEWFFATRTFRAMHGEPGGATGVDDALASQWAPGVGAEIMGRNKFGPQRGPWTGGKGGEEWRGWWGTEPPFHTPVFVLTHHPRPSIEMDGGTTFHFIDASPVESLQIARKAAGDSDIRLGGGPTSIRQFLAADLVDHLHIAVVPIILGRGEPLWDGLEGLERRFDAVESVSSPSGVAHLIFTRR, encoded by the coding sequence ATGTCACGAGTGCGCGTGCACAACTTTTCGATTTCCCTCGACGGCTTCGGTACGGGGATCGGCCAAAGCATGGATGCGCCGTTCGGGCATGCCGCCGGACGGTTGCACGAGTGGTTTTTCGCGACACGAACCTTCCGCGCCATGCACGGCGAGCCGGGCGGGGCCACCGGCGTCGACGACGCCCTGGCCAGCCAATGGGCGCCGGGCGTCGGCGCCGAGATCATGGGTCGCAACAAGTTCGGGCCGCAGCGCGGACCGTGGACGGGTGGCAAGGGCGGCGAAGAATGGAGAGGCTGGTGGGGGACGGAGCCGCCGTTTCATACCCCGGTGTTCGTACTCACTCATCACCCCCGGCCCTCGATCGAGATGGACGGCGGCACCACTTTCCACTTCATCGACGCGAGTCCCGTCGAATCCCTCCAGATCGCACGAAAAGCCGCCGGGGACAGCGATATTCGCCTCGGGGGTGGGCCGACGAGCATCCGCCAATTCCTTGCCGCGGACCTCGTCGACCATCTGCACATCGCGGTGGTGCCGATCATCTTGGGGCGCGGGGAGCCGCTGTGGGACGGGCTGGAGGGCCTCGAGCGGCGATTCGACGCGGTGGAGTCGGTGAGCAGCCCCAGCGGCGTCGCGCACCTGATCTTCACGCGCCGCTAG
- a CDS encoding HIT family protein: MASIFTKIINRELPGRFVYEDDDVVAFLTIEPMTQGHTLVVPRAELDNWQDVDGPAFARVMEVSQLIGKAVCKAFRTERSGLIIAGLEVPHLHVHVFPTRSLSDFGFANVDRNPSAESLDEAQAKIKAALAQLA; this comes from the coding sequence ATGGCGTCGATCTTCACCAAGATCATCAACCGTGAACTACCCGGCCGCTTCGTTTACGAGGACGACGACGTCGTCGCGTTCCTGACGATCGAGCCGATGACGCAGGGACACACGCTCGTCGTGCCCCGCGCCGAACTCGACAACTGGCAGGACGTCGACGGCCCGGCCTTCGCCCGGGTCATGGAGGTCAGCCAGTTGATCGGCAAGGCGGTGTGCAAGGCGTTCAGGACCGAGCGGTCCGGCCTGATCATCGCCGGGCTGGAGGTGCCCCACCTGCACGTGCACGTCTTCCCCACCCGCAGCCTCAGCGACTTCGGCTTCGCCAACGTCGACCGCAACCCATCGGCGGAATCGCTGGACGAGGCCCAGGCCAAGATCAAGGCGGCGCTGGCTCAGTTGGCGTGA
- the phoP gene encoding two-component system response regulator PhoP has protein sequence MTSTTPSDTKPEARILVVDDEANIVELLSVSLKFQGFEVYTATNGAQALDRAREARPDAVILDVMMPGMDGFGVLRRLRADGIDAPALFLTARDSLQDKIAGLTLGGDDYVTKPFSLEEVVARLRVILRRAGKGGAEPRSARLTFADIELDEETHEVWKAGQPVSLSPTEFTLLRYFVINAGTVLSKPKILDHVWRYDFGGDVNVVESYVSYLRRKIDTGEKRLLHTLRGVGYVLREPR, from the coding sequence ATGACATCGACAACCCCGAGCGACACCAAACCGGAGGCCCGCATCCTCGTCGTCGATGACGAAGCCAACATCGTCGAGCTGCTCTCGGTGAGTCTGAAATTTCAGGGTTTCGAGGTCTATACCGCGACCAACGGAGCCCAGGCCCTGGATCGGGCGCGCGAGGCGCGACCCGATGCCGTGATCCTCGACGTGATGATGCCGGGCATGGACGGCTTCGGGGTGCTGCGGCGGCTGCGCGCCGACGGCATCGACGCGCCGGCACTGTTTTTGACCGCGCGGGATTCCTTGCAGGACAAGATCGCCGGGCTGACGCTGGGCGGTGACGACTACGTGACCAAGCCGTTCAGCCTCGAAGAGGTCGTCGCCCGGTTGCGGGTCATCCTGCGCCGTGCCGGCAAAGGCGGCGCCGAACCGCGCAGCGCGCGGCTCACTTTCGCCGACATCGAGCTCGACGAGGAAACCCACGAAGTGTGGAAGGCGGGTCAGCCGGTATCGCTGTCGCCGACCGAATTCACGCTGCTGCGTTACTTTGTGATCAATGCCGGCACGGTGTTGAGCAAGCCGAAGATCCTCGACCATGTGTGGCGCTACGACTTCGGAGGTGACGTCAATGTCGTCGAGTCCTACGTGTCGTACCTGCGCCGCAAGATCGACACCGGCGAAAAGCGCCTGCTGCACACCCTGCGCGGAGTGGGTTATGTTCTGCGCGAACCGCGCTGA
- a CDS encoding TetR/AcrR family transcriptional regulator, whose amino-acid sequence MARRRLHALDDLLDAAERLVVSDNPAGFTLRGLATAAGVSNGTIYHAFHSRDELLARLWLRAAARLGAIMNDAVNAATNDSGPDGAHQAVVDTALAPAILTRRYPASAQLFFAQRRDQLFSTDLTAETVAELTQVQERFVALLVLLARGVWDRADRIAVDAITACIVDIPGGMLRRRLLEDRPIDAAIERRMEAAVRAVLAVPLDPPAPRID is encoded by the coding sequence ATGGCTCGGCGCCGGCTCCACGCCCTTGATGACCTCCTCGATGCCGCCGAACGGCTCGTCGTCAGCGACAACCCCGCTGGGTTCACCTTGCGCGGCCTTGCCACCGCCGCAGGGGTCTCCAACGGCACGATCTACCACGCATTCCACTCCAGGGACGAGCTGCTCGCGAGGCTGTGGCTACGCGCGGCCGCACGCTTGGGCGCGATCATGAACGATGCCGTAAACGCCGCGACGAACGATTCTGGACCCGACGGGGCCCACCAAGCGGTCGTCGACACCGCACTGGCCCCGGCGATCCTGACACGCCGCTACCCCGCCAGCGCCCAGCTCTTTTTCGCCCAGCGACGCGATCAGCTGTTCTCGACAGACCTGACGGCAGAGACCGTCGCCGAACTGACACAGGTTCAAGAGCGCTTTGTTGCACTCCTGGTCCTCCTGGCCAGAGGCGTGTGGGACCGCGCCGACCGGATCGCTGTTGACGCGATCACCGCGTGCATCGTCGACATACCGGGAGGGATGCTTCGCCGCCGCCTGCTCGAAGACCGCCCGATCGACGCGGCCATCGAACGGCGGATGGAAGCTGCCGTGCGGGCAGTGCTGGCCGTCCCACTCGACCCGCCGGCCCCGCGTATTGACTGA
- a CDS encoding SRPBCC family protein has translation MYTLHVTKMIAAPIDEVFDAYTDHERLSEVFGVRSCRVTRPGDTERNGLGAVRELDCGPIRLCEEITGFERPHRMQYRIRDSRPRADHRYGQVDFIETAQGTQVTWTTIFGIQAPLIGKVLDPAFGIGFGVAFRLVLRNVERRVLTARNVDASRGGAHLASHRPAQRRP, from the coding sequence GTGTACACCCTGCACGTCACCAAGATGATCGCCGCTCCCATCGATGAGGTGTTTGACGCCTACACCGATCACGAGAGACTCTCTGAGGTCTTCGGGGTCCGAAGCTGTCGGGTGACTCGGCCCGGCGATACCGAGCGCAACGGGCTCGGCGCGGTCCGCGAACTCGACTGTGGCCCGATTCGGTTGTGCGAGGAGATCACCGGGTTCGAGCGCCCGCACCGGATGCAGTACCGGATCCGTGATTCCCGGCCACGCGCCGACCACCGCTATGGGCAGGTGGATTTCATCGAAACCGCGCAAGGCACGCAAGTCACCTGGACCACGATCTTCGGGATCCAAGCACCGTTGATCGGCAAAGTCCTCGATCCCGCGTTCGGTATCGGGTTCGGCGTCGCCTTTCGGCTGGTGCTGCGCAACGTCGAACGCCGAGTACTGACGGCCAGAAACGTCGACGCGTCACGCGGTGGTGCACACCTTGCTTCGCACAGGCCCGCACAAAGGCGGCCCTGA
- a CDS encoding alpha/beta fold hydrolase produces the protein MSARPTDILTRPDDVNLGIYRYGDPSHPTVVLVHGFPDDHRVWDGVVARLAEDHHVVTYDVRGAGTSSKPRRIADYRLDALAADLQAVIDHVDDGGGVHLVGHDWGSVQGWHLVTDPGHRGVLSYTSISGPCVDHLPGWIRRRVRDGRWQDVVALWKSPIYMGLLQIPLLAPLLCRLGLVDLSVAAAVKVFERPDDDAESATGRSARANGAAVRMYAANLLPRLARAERGGTEVPVQILTPTSDVFIPPVSQTDPHPDVHTVHISPVTGGHWAPAHNPSGIASAVVAWIVRWQPRLPERLQR, from the coding sequence ATGTCCGCACGTCCGACGGATATTCTCACCCGGCCTGATGACGTCAACCTCGGGATTTACCGGTATGGCGACCCGTCCCACCCAACGGTGGTCCTGGTCCACGGATTCCCCGACGACCACAGGGTGTGGGACGGCGTGGTGGCGCGGCTGGCCGAGGACCACCACGTCGTGACTTACGACGTCCGCGGCGCCGGTACATCCTCGAAGCCGCGACGGATCGCCGACTACCGCCTGGACGCTCTCGCCGCCGACCTGCAGGCGGTTATCGACCACGTAGACGATGGTGGTGGCGTGCACCTCGTCGGCCACGACTGGGGCTCGGTACAGGGCTGGCACCTGGTGACCGATCCCGGACACCGCGGGGTGTTGTCCTACACGTCGATCTCCGGCCCGTGCGTCGACCACCTGCCCGGCTGGATCCGGCGCCGCGTGCGGGACGGTCGCTGGCAAGACGTCGTCGCGTTGTGGAAATCACCCATCTACATGGGTTTGTTGCAGATCCCGCTGCTGGCGCCTCTGTTGTGCCGGCTCGGCTTGGTCGACCTGAGCGTGGCCGCCGCCGTCAAGGTCTTCGAACGCCCAGACGACGACGCCGAATCGGCTACGGGCCGCAGCGCCCGCGCAAACGGTGCCGCGGTCCGGATGTATGCCGCCAACCTGCTCCCACGGCTGGCCCGCGCGGAGCGCGGCGGGACCGAAGTGCCGGTCCAGATCCTCACCCCCACGTCGGACGTCTTCATTCCGCCAGTCAGCCAGACCGACCCGCACCCCGACGTGCACACGGTGCACATCTCACCGGTGACGGGCGGACACTGGGCGCCGGCCCACAACCCGAGCGGTATCGCTTCCGCGGTTGTCGCGTGGATCGTGCGGTGGCAGCCGCGCCTGCCAGAAAGGCTGCAACGATGA
- a CDS encoding metal-dependent hydrolase, with protein sequence MNDSRKVALAPRHVSWDWSGLPMHFMGGDPMGTHIANGMNMLLPEGEVFFVQTFREALPLIKDDAVREDVIGFIGQEATHSSSHQSILDYLQEQGLDVTPCTEGFRRLFRQVLGQREFNDPKKARGWLTERVAMVAALEHFTSWLGDWGLNAQGWDRDLEPRVLDLFRWHLAEEVEHRHVAFDLFTHLDGSYWRRVRAWVAVSPVLALLWARGTAHLMSVDPELPPERRKARLRDVRRAYRSGYVFTPWDAVKMWVEFLRPSYHPRNYGSTSQAVAYLASSPAARAAV encoded by the coding sequence ATGAACGATTCCCGCAAGGTCGCGCTCGCGCCTCGTCACGTCAGTTGGGACTGGTCCGGCCTCCCGATGCATTTCATGGGCGGGGACCCGATGGGGACCCACATCGCCAACGGGATGAACATGCTGCTGCCTGAAGGCGAGGTCTTCTTCGTCCAGACATTCCGTGAGGCGCTCCCGCTGATCAAGGACGATGCCGTCCGCGAGGACGTCATCGGATTCATCGGTCAGGAGGCGACGCACTCCAGCTCACACCAATCGATCCTCGACTATCTGCAGGAGCAGGGCCTGGACGTGACGCCCTGCACCGAGGGGTTCCGGCGGTTGTTCCGCCAGGTGCTCGGCCAACGCGAATTCAACGATCCGAAGAAGGCGCGTGGCTGGCTCACCGAGCGGGTCGCCATGGTCGCCGCCCTCGAGCATTTCACGTCATGGCTCGGCGACTGGGGCCTGAATGCGCAGGGATGGGACCGCGACCTCGAGCCGCGGGTGCTCGACCTTTTCCGCTGGCACCTCGCCGAGGAGGTCGAGCACCGCCACGTCGCGTTCGATCTGTTCACTCACCTCGACGGGAGCTATTGGCGCCGGGTGCGCGCCTGGGTGGCGGTGTCGCCGGTCCTCGCGCTGCTGTGGGCGCGAGGCACTGCGCACCTGATGTCGGTGGACCCCGAACTGCCGCCTGAGCGGCGCAAGGCTCGGTTGCGCGACGTGCGCCGCGCGTACCGTTCGGGCTACGTCTTCACGCCGTGGGACGCCGTCAAGATGTGGGTGGAATTCCTGCGACCCTCGTACCACCCCCGCAACTACGGCTCGACCAGCCAGGCCGTCGCCTATCTCGCGAGTTCCCCAGCCGCCCGGGCGGCCGTATGA
- a CDS encoding PDR/VanB family oxidoreductase, which yields MTDRLMAWLETAVAGYAGIASRLRTRDVVAVDRELRLTVTRAELEAADVMGLTLADPGGGLLPEWTPGAHLDVVLPSGLLRQYSLCGDPDDRTEYRIAVRRLDSGGGGSVEIHGLQAGAQIVTRGPRNAFPFAYPFFARRDIRKVAFIAGGIGITALLPMIRTAAALGIDWSLTYVGRDESTMPFLAELRESPVDRLRLRYGVPAVSDVLANVDAQTSVYFCGPPSFLDDVRDALDTHPHAGFHFERFSAPPVVGGQPFAVRFGRSGGGVDVPADASALAAIRSVLPDVPYSCQQGFCGTCRVDVLEGTVGRRGTSQFLDRSDSMLLCVDRADSDITIDL from the coding sequence ATGACCGACCGCCTCATGGCGTGGCTTGAAACCGCTGTCGCCGGCTACGCCGGGATCGCGTCGCGCCTGCGCACGCGGGACGTCGTCGCGGTCGACCGCGAACTACGGCTCACCGTCACGCGCGCCGAATTGGAGGCCGCCGACGTCATGGGGCTGACTCTTGCGGACCCGGGCGGCGGCCTGCTCCCGGAGTGGACGCCGGGGGCTCACTTGGATGTGGTGCTGCCCTCGGGACTACTGAGGCAATATTCGCTGTGCGGAGATCCTGACGACCGTACCGAGTACCGCATCGCCGTCCGACGGCTCGACTCCGGCGGGGGTGGCTCCGTCGAGATTCACGGCCTGCAGGCCGGCGCACAGATCGTTACGCGCGGGCCCCGCAACGCTTTTCCGTTCGCCTACCCCTTTTTCGCCAGGCGCGACATTCGCAAGGTCGCATTCATCGCAGGCGGCATCGGTATCACCGCGTTGTTGCCGATGATCCGCACCGCGGCCGCGTTGGGCATCGACTGGAGCCTGACGTACGTCGGCCGGGATGAATCGACGATGCCGTTCCTGGCGGAACTCCGCGAGTCGCCGGTTGACCGCCTGCGACTTCGGTATGGCGTCCCGGCTGTATCGGACGTGCTCGCCAACGTCGATGCGCAGACGTCGGTCTATTTCTGCGGGCCGCCATCGTTCCTTGACGATGTCCGCGATGCCCTCGACACCCATCCGCACGCCGGCTTCCACTTCGAGCGGTTCTCTGCGCCCCCGGTCGTCGGCGGCCAGCCGTTCGCAGTGAGGTTCGGGCGCTCAGGCGGCGGGGTGGACGTGCCGGCTGACGCCTCGGCCCTCGCCGCAATCCGCAGCGTGCTGCCTGACGTGCCGTACTCCTGCCAGCAGGGATTCTGCGGCACCTGCCGCGTCGACGTCCTCGAAGGCACGGTCGGCAGGCGCGGTACATCCCAGTTCTTGGATCGCTCCGACAGCATGTTGCTTTGTGTCGATCGCGCGGACTCCGATATCACCATTGATCTTTAA